The sequence tataattatctcgagttcatttatataattatcacattatataatatataaaaataaataaaaatatttatgtaatgGGACGGTAAAATGAGAGAACGATagagtttaagatttttatatatcgagggcaattaagtcatttgtggtatttttatcattaaattaaaattatcacatgtcaTAAAAATGATACATTATCCTTGTATAAAACTATTTATCACGGGCCCATGATCTTTCTAAAAAGGTACCAAACGTAGGATaaggaggattatttatcaatccctCTCTTATCCcatgtaccaaactataccttatatttaaaaaaaaatcaatttttttaatgtagaGGATTTCTTTATTTGATCTTTAAGATAGTGGTTGAGACATACCGTTTAATTAATCCTCTCgaaatactaattaaatcatattacaTTTTGAATTATAACCTTGGATTTGGACACTTAATTTCTCGTCTTGGTTTTTGATCATACAACCAGGGAATTCGTGACGGGCAACATGCGAGGACTGAGGAGGTCAGAAGAAAAAAATCAGTGCATAGTacccaaaattaatttttaaaataattattacggTTAAAATGGTAGCATCCAATAGTaataattaaagttattttcaattatttcacCTGGCAGATTTGAAACGATTCAAACCACTACAAAAATGACAACTTCTTTAAAGATTGATCCCGTAATCagttatttgaaattcatgatttcaaatttatttatattgttaaatAAGTGAAGTAGAGAATTCACAAATTGATTGGACGAGAGAAAAATCTCCATTGATGAAGTTACAGAGTAAATCAAAAGATAAATGTGCTCAAAAGATAAATGTGCTCATTGACTGCGTACAATAACCGCCCAACAGTATTTATAGTGGTGTGAGTAATGTATAAGATTGAATACGTGTACAAGTTTAGAGAACGTGTTTTCAATTCAGCACTTTAATACGCCCACTCAAGATGGAGTGTGGATATTATGCACACCCGCAACATGTGGAATCGAGCTGGCAGTAGTGGTTTTATAAACAGGTCTGCAAGTTGAAAATGAGTGGAAACATTAAGTATTTTGATGAGCCCACCCAACAACTTTTCCATCGTAATATGACAATCGATCTCTATGTGTGTTTCTACATTTGTGGAAGACTGGATTCGAAGTAACGTGGATGACCGACTGACTATCACAAAACAGCATTGCAGGATCGTCATATGGTATGGACAAATCCTTCAGCAAATTAAGCAAGCAACCAAACCACTTCACATGTAGCACCAGCCATGGTTCTGTATTCTGCTTCAGCAGATGACCTTGAAAAGGTGTGCAGCTTCTTTGATTTCCATGAGACCAAGGATTCCCCAATAAGTACACTGAATCCAGAAATTGAACAGTGTGTATCTGGGCATGTCGCCCAATCAGAGTCTGAAAAAAACTAAGTTTAAGGGGGTGTTGCCGAACCATAGAACAGACCTTGCCCAAACGTACCCTTCACATGCTTAAGGATGGGGGTACACAGTCTTTAAGTGTGGTTCCCTAGGATTGGAGACAAACTGATTTAGTCTATTTACGGAGTAAGTGATCAAATGAGGCGGGGTAATAATTAGATATAAAAGTCTGCCCACCAACCTTCAATACAAAGAAGAATTAGGTATCAACTCACCATCCTCACTGTTTAACTTTAGGTTGACATCCACAGGAGTGGAACGCGGTTTGCAACCAAGTAACCATGTTTCAGTGAGCAATTAGAGAGCAGAATGTCGTTGACATATGGAAATACCACTTGAAGACCTTGCAACCTCAATGCCAAGGAAATACTTCTAGTCTCTAAGATCCTTCGACTTGAATCgattgtcaattttttttttaaatcctcaGTTTCTATTTTGTCATTTGTAACAAGCACGATGTCATCAATGTACACCAAAAGTGCTAGGAACACATTCCCTCATGTTCGAACGAACAGTGAGCTATCAGCATGAGATTGCACaaatcaaatctcaatcaatgtGGAGGAAAACTTAGCAAACCATTTCCTAGAAGCTTGTTCGAGATCGTAGAGAGACTTGTGTAGCCTACAAACTGCATTGGAAGGTAAAGAATACTCCTCGTTACATTAAATACCTTAGCAATCTGATAATTGTTTTCCAGTGTTCTGCTCCTGGATTACTCGTGAATCTGCTCAATTTCCTTATTGCATAGGCTATGTTCAGTCTTGTACAATTCATTATGTACATCACACTTCCAATCTCTCGAGAGTATTTTAATTGAGAGATATCATCACCTAGCTTGATTCTTTGATAGATGTTGACTCGAGTCTATCGGATTTCTAGCCAACTCAGAATCAGccttattgatttttttttaaaaaaattgtcaaCCTAATGGGATTGACTTAGAACTAGCTCTTTTGATGTTCTTTGAATTTTAATTCAGAGAATTACATCGGCTAGGCTCATATCTTTCAtgttgaattttgaattcaaaacCTTCTTAATGGATTTAATCATCTTATTGTTACTCTTGATGATAAGCATGTCATCtacgtaaagacataaaatgaaGTGGGCATTTTCAGTGTCCTTCACATTtacacatttgtcacattctATGGACTTAAAATCTATTTTCTATCTTgactttatcaaaattttaatttcattgcTTTGGTGCTTTCTTCCAGCCATACAAATAATTCACCAATTTACAAATCTTGCTTCTTACTCAGGTGCAGAGTTGTGCCATGTAAATATCCTACTCTAAATCTTCATTTCGAAAGACAGTTTTTACATCTATTTGGTGTACTTAAAGATTCCGCAATGCGGCAATCGCAAGTATCACTCAGATTGAGGTTATTCTTGTTAAGTGTCAAAATAATCAAGGCATTCACGTTGACGGTAACTCTTTATTACCAATCTACCTTTATACTTATTTATggttccatctgatttcatttttcGTTTAAAAATCTATTTATGGCCCAGTGATTTGCTTCCCGGAGGAAGTTCCACTAATTCCTATAtatggttttgtaaaatggatttTATTTCGGAATTTATATCATCTTTCCATTGTGGTCCCTCATATAAATTGGTAGCTTCCTTGAAGCTTTTAGGTTAACTTTCCATAATTAAAGTGATGAAATCTAGAACAAAAGATTTCTCTGTCCTAGTTCTCTTGTTTCATCCAGGTTCAAACTCATGGTTAATCTCTTGTTATTTTTTCATTGTCTCATGTGATATTTTGAATGAACTTAGTTCTTCCTTATATTTGCACGGAGACACATGTTCAAAGAACGGAGCATTTATTGATTCCATTATTGtattattgtgaatatcagttatttgagattcatgtacaGAGAAATGATAAGTGCTATTATTTAGtgcatatccaatgaaaatgcaatcaacaGTTTTTGGACATATCTTTACCTTCTTCGGAGTGGTATTACTACTTTGACATGACACCCCCACACTCGCAAATATTGGTAggaataaattcttaatttccatAACTCATATGGATTTTTATCTTGCTGCTTTCGGGACACCTTATTTAAAAAGGTGATTTGCTATTAGAACAACTTCTCCCCACATGTTCTATGGTAAAATAGAATTTAATAACAGTGCattcatcatttttttcaaAGCGCAATTCTTTCTCTTTACAATGTCATTTTGTTGAGGAGAATAATGTACAGTTCTTTTCGTGTCTGATATCATGTTGAacacaaaactcagcaaatggtgattcatattcacATCCACGATCGCTTCTTAgcactttaatttttttgttaagttGATGCTCAACTTCACTTTTGTAGAagcaaattattttttatgatttcatCTTTACTTTTGAGAAGAaacacaaaacaaaatattgtgTTATCATCGAAAAAAGTTTATATTTGAAATCGCTTTAGATATGTCCTCCACAAGATTAACCTTACGATTTCTTTTCAGTTTTTTGCATTCAGAAGCCTTGTGGCCCAGACTGCCACAATTGTAGCACTTCCAAAGAAATTTTTTCTTGAACATATCTTTTTTAGGTCCCAACTTGGAATAAATTTCCTTGCCTTCGATCTTTGTCCGTATTCGAAAATATTGACCTTAGCCACAATAGGATTGATAAACCTTCTTTCGGATACCTTGTTGTTTATTCAATACGAAGCTTAACAACCAGTTCCTCCACATTCATCTCCTTTTGTTTGTGCTTCAGATAATTCTTGAAATCATTCCAAGCCGGAGGCAGCTTTTCAATCATAGCCGTCACTTGGAAGGTTTCACTCAGCACCATGCCCTCCGCGTGAATATCATGCAAGATCACTTGGAGTTCCTGACTGATCACCATTTTGAAGTCTATCATCTCGTAGTCCAAGAATCGACCAACAATAAATTTCTTGGCCCCGATATCCTTGATTTTGTATTTCCGATCCAGAGACTCCACAATTCGATAACCGTATCCTTTTCACTATACATATTGTATACCAATATTCATTATGTAATTTCTATACAAAAAATATGAATGGTGACATGCATTAATAACACTAGCAGTTTACATATCTCCGTCAACCTCAGCTGGTTTGAGAACATCTTCGGTGAAGAACCTTGCTAGATTCAAGGTTGTGAGATATAAAACATCTTATGTTGCCACTTTTTGAAATTCGAGCCATCAATTTTTTCTGGCTTGTCATCATGGCTTACCGGCATTGTAGCAGCAGAAGTAATGACCTTGATAACAGGGGCAGTGACCTTCGGCACTTTTGAGTCATTTGAATCAATAGTCATATATGAAACAAATCACGTAATTAACATACCAAATCTGTTTTAATATTGTTCAAGATTCGAAtacaaaatttatgaaataattgtGAGTGTTCGTAAAACAAACTTTATGATATAATCAGAATATAATCTACAACACCAGGCACAATATTTCgagtatcaaaattttaaattttttttccttgaattAACAAACACCACACTCTAAACAGAGTTTGTATGTCAAAACTTGCTGCAATAAAATATAGGTAAACAAAAGACCAACAAACAAATTTGTTGCACgtaaaataaaatagtattccaactaaaaacaaaaaaataaaataacaaaataaggAAACAAACAAATCGAAGCATGTAACAAATACAGTTTCCTTAAACAGATTTGTCTTCTCCACAAGGTTTTTGAGGAGTAACACTTACAGACACCTGTTTTCTAGAGCTTAATCCACAAGGATTGGGCTTTCGACCTTCTCccaattttcattaaaaatatcttttcaTAATATTAGATAGGAAGGCAAGGGAATCCTACCCAGACCAAAACCTTTTTCAGTGTTATCGAAGAGTGGATCGAACTTTGGGGACCATTCCTTAGCCATAAGGCAGTGATCCAGCACCATCAAGGGCCTTTCATATTTCACATATTCATAGTCATCTATCGATGCAAATTTAACGAGAAAATACTCATTCTCCATCGCCACCAGTTCAATCGGAGCCTTTGGCCTCCATAGCGCTTTGATGCGTCTGAGGATTTTTCAGTTGTAGTCAATTGACCTACCCATAACTTTCTCCATCAATGTTTGGCACCATGGCCTTCGAAATTTGACTTTTTCCCCTCTTGTAACTTTGACAATATGACATCATCCTCTTTGTTCCTCACCGTAGATTTCGTCGTCAGAGATAAATCATCCCTCCTTAGGTTGATCATATATTGCATTGTCGTTTATTCTTCCGAGAAGAGTCTCCGTAAAAGTGTGTCTGGTTTCCGGTGCGAAGAGATATTGCATGTCTTGATTCCCATTTGGTGGCCCTTCCGAGGGATTTTTAACCATATATGTCAATTCATTAGGATGATTGATGTTTGGACGAATAAAAAATAGGATTTGGAtttgaaatcaataaatttagaattttatttttaagtttgacataaaagttaaaaattaaaatgtgatGTAAGacagttaaaaataatattgtttgatataaaaaattatatatcgccTATCTTTAATTATCTTGCATCAAtatcatttttgtaaatatttatacaaaaaatatgtattttatattttttaaaataaaaataataatatcattattaaatatttttttaagaattgaaaaaaaaaacctcattatggaagtttttttttaaaaaaaattgataaattaattttttaatattaaaaatatttgagattCTTAGTAATGGTAGGATTTTCAgtataaaaaatttttatttgatttttacataaatttatcaaaatattatatatattttattataaaatgtgttaatatttttttaagtttaaatcccatttttttaagttgaaatcccataaaatctcttcaatttgacaaatatttcatttagttaaaccaaatcccaacaaatacaAATCTCATTTTAAAATCTCACATTTTCAAACACTTAAAATGGAAATTTCTAATTCACAATCCTATCAAATCCCATTTTTTGGTTCATTCCAAACCCAAAAAATTCTTTGGTTTCTTCGTGATACGTTCAAGGAGGTCCGCTTCCTGGGGAGACCTAGAGAGAGAAATTTTTCCGTAGGTTTATcgataatattgtaattataataataataataataataataaaatatccgACTCTCATTGGTGCATGATCATTACCTTCAACTTCATCAAATTTGCTCAGATTCTCTTCTGGTTGTGCAAGCGCAGTCACACGATCAGAAGAGGACTTTAGCTATGTTGGCACTTTTGCAATTGATATCCGACAACTTATGAGTAATCATACTTCCATAACTTTGAGCTATGTGATGTGCTCAGCGAATAAAGTGACACATTCATTAGTTTCTTTTGCTATTTCTTCAACATCCTCGTTTGTGTGGAAGCCAGAGACTTTTCTTTCTTGGTTAGTAAATTTTGTAATCTTGGACCttgatattatttgaataaaattacaagttttacagtaaaaaaaaataaatataaataattgtaaCTATAATACAAACTATTaattaaagaaagaaaaaacataTAACCTAGCCCTGCCAGCCCAAAAACCTTATCATCGAAGGCGCATAGTGTCCCACCAACTCCGGAGCAGGAAGCAAATAGATGTTCTCTCTCGGTAAATTAAGATCAAGCCAATTATGATATTGTGGGATCAATTGCTTGCAATTTACTGTAAATCTTTGCGAACTTCTGCATCTCATGTGTGGATTTTCTAATAAACATCGCCAATGACTAAAGCGATTTGTTCTTGTTTTGGGTTATTGAAATTGATGTCTGCTGTcgttaatttatgaaaaatatatatgcatCACAGTTGTCAAAGGCTGGCGGCTGGCTCGAGTTGGAGTGTCCTGCGCTCAAATTTGCCCCTGAAACCTATGGGCTGCAATGTGGTTCCAAAACTTGCGTTTGGTTCCCTACAAATTGAAATTAGTTCACGTTTATCTCTGTTCTTGTACCAAAGATCTCATAAAAATACAAGTTTGGTGCCTCAGCCTTGATCATCTACCACTTCCTCTCTCTTCTCGCATCTTCCCTCCGCCACAGTCAACCTCCCCGACTTGCCTTGGCCAAGATAACTAGTGTGGCCCTCAAGATACTATTTTTGTGTCATTGAATTTTTAGCCATTGCTAGAAATCGACCTCTTGAATCGACAATGAAGGCGATCGTAGCTATAAAATACTGGTTTTCAAGTACTTTAGAGGAGCGAGAAGTAACAGTTCCTGAAATTAAGGACAATGAAGTATTGATCAAGGTGTGGGCCGTTGGTGTCAATAAAGATGACATAATTGATGTGGCTACAAGTGTCAACTGTTTCTGCCCAGGCCTTGAATGCTCAGGAATAATTGAAGCTGTTGGAAGAAATGTCAATTGTTGGAAAGTTGGAGAAAGGGTAATCGCCATCACCCCAAGTGATGTATTATAGAATGATAAATTATGTTTGTCCCCTGCATTCCTTTTCaggaaacattattttttttaacctaaGCATGACAATTTtgcaatgcataaaataaaattgtgaatttcAGGTTTGTGCCATTCTTGAGGGAGGAGGGTACGCCGAACAAGTGGTCGTCCCGGCGGACTTTCTTCTTCCAGTAcctgatgatattgatttagaTGATGCTGCAGGCTTACCTTATGCATCATGCTGCATATGGTTAGCTTTATTCAAAATGCAGACACCCGAGACacttaaaagataaaataatactgGTGAGAACCAAGACTAAAAGCCACGGAACCACAATCTAAAAGGACTTGTATTTTATAAAGTGAGAAAGTGGTTTGGATCCATATTTCTGTTTTTCCACTTGTTTATACCTAAATTTTGAAGTATTATGAGAACTTACTtatgtttataaaatttttggtttttaATCATTGCAGTAATGTTCTCTATTAAGTGATAATTAATCGTTTTGTATTTGTACTTGTTTGTAATATTAGAgtttttttattagattttcTCATCTTTTATTGTAAATTATCAAAGTCATAAACTAATTTAGAGTTCTATAAAATCTAGATCCGTGAAGGCTATAACGGGATCGGCCCATTGGCTATACAATATGCGAAGTACATGGGCTTAAAAGTTATTGCCGCAACAGGTGACATTGTTTACTCCATTAGAATTTTAGGCCTATTCTCGTTTTGTGACAATTTAGGGTTAATACATTAAATAGTCCTGTAGTTTGGGTTCGTTCCTGGTTCAGTCCCTCAATATATTCATTTTTGCCAGTTTAGTTCTTGAAGTTTTGAAAGTTGGCCTAAAATAGTCCTCGATATTAACTCGATCGTCAACTCACTGTTCGAACAAGCGAACTGAATCCAAACTATATGGATCATTTGGTGTGTTGTCCCAACAATTTATAATGTCTTTATTGTTGCATATGCTCGTTCTTATTGATGGTTTTTTAGGAAATAGCGACAACTTATTAACTGATGATTATTACGGTGCTGACTTTTGTGTTGATCACACATCGAGACGCTTTGTATCGGTGGTTCTGAAGAAAACTGGACATCTAGGTAATGTTGCACCTATGTTTTCAATCTTGTTGAAAGATTTGGTGCTTGGCATgaaatttttgaactttttcTCCCCTAACAGAGTTTTTTCCAGCACCATGATGTGGTAGGTCGTAGCTGCTGCGTTGATTGTTTAAACAAATTGTTATATCTAATgttttttgaatgaaaataaaagatgTTCCGTATCTCCATTGGTATTTCTTGTTGGCGTAAGAATGGATGATTCCTATTGGCATCTTAATCGCCTTATTCATAAGAGATTCATAACTTACTGAAGTCTCACATTGGAGATACAAATGGAGTTTAATTAACCAAATGCTTCTCTATACATTGGTAATCATGCTGACATTTTCTTATTTGAGTAGCTTTTTAATTTGCACTTCAGAGTATTTTTACACTTTCATGTTGAATGTGTAATGAGTAAGTTCTTTGTTTTTCATTTCACTAGGTTGCTAATATTCTTTTTAGGTGTTGATTTTGTTCTTGATTACGGAGCTTCCGATCTTGAGAGAAACATTGAGTGCCTTAATACCGGGGGAAAGATTGCAATTGTGGATTTGGGTGGAGAGAAATGTGTCAGTATAAATTTCATTATACTAGGATTAATGCAATCTGAAATTAAAGGTAAAAAATGATCAAATTTCTTTGTGCTAGTGCGTTTTGTTGGCCTAGAACTTATCCCCAGTTATTTTTTGATGTACTTGTTATTAATATTTGCAGTCATCAATCTACCATCTAAAGATTTTCAGTACAAAGCTTCTGTTATTGCTGGACTGAAAGCTGATTTGTGGCCTGCCGTTCTTCAGAAAAAAGTTGTTCCTGCAACCGATTATCCTTTTCTAGCGAGTGAAGTTGGACAAGCTTTGGACCGTTTAAAGAACAATGATAGTACTAGGAAGATTATTGTGCGTATGGATTTCGAGAAGTCCAGTATGGATTTCGAGAAGTCCAGTGGCCATCTTAAAATGCAATAAATATATTCACACCTTGGATGATATCGATAATGCAGGAATCGGtactcttttcttttttttaaaaaaaatatactctTGCttgtaaattattaaaaaaatactctTGCTTGTAAATTAGGTACATCTTAATTCTTGGGTTCTAATTAATTACAGCTGCTTTGATTACGAGTGAGCGaactaaattttattgtaaCTAGTAGTCGGAGCGCACGTATGCTGTGTGTATGTTTTTTACAATTATAGCATATAGttttattgttaaaatttttaatattttctattaGTTATCTTTCATTACGTACGCataggggtgttcatcggtcaggtcggttcggttttcggttttttatttcggttttcgattttagaaatatataatccgatatccgaattatttttcttcggttcggttcggttttctaccaaaacggttcggttatttcggtcggttatttcggttttggta comes from Primulina huaijiensis isolate GDHJ02 chromosome 5, ASM1229523v2, whole genome shotgun sequence and encodes:
- the LOC140977759 gene encoding uncharacterized protein is translated as MKAIVAIKYWFSSTLEEREVTVPEIKDNEVLIKVWAVGVNKDDIIDVATSVNCFCPGLECSGIIEAVGRNVNCWKVGERVCAILEGGGYAEQVVVPADFLLPVPDDIDLDDAAGLPYASCCICNVLY
- the LOC140977317 gene encoding uncharacterized protein isoform X2, with the protein product MGLKVIAATGNSDNLLTDDYYGADFCVDHTSRRFVSVVLKKTGHLGVDFVLDYGASDLERNIECLNTGGKIAIVDLGGEKCVSINFIILGLMQSEIKVINLPSKDFQYKASVIAGLKADLWPAVLQKKVVPATDYPFLASEVGQALDRLKNNDSTRKIIVRMDFEKSSMDFEKSSGHLKMQ
- the LOC140977317 gene encoding uncharacterized protein isoform X1, which translates into the protein MSLLLHMLVLIDGFLGNSDNLLTDDYYGADFCVDHTSRRFVSVVLKKTGHLGVDFVLDYGASDLERNIECLNTGGKIAIVDLGGEKCVSINFIILGLMQSEIKVINLPSKDFQYKASVIAGLKADLWPAVLQKKVVPATDYPFLASEVGQALDRLKNNDSTRKIIVRMDFEKSSMDFEKSSGHLKMQ